From a single Nocardioides panacis genomic region:
- a CDS encoding ABC transporter ATP-binding protein: protein MKETERIQAPGGPGRGGPMGGGLVGQKSMDFGPSAKRLVRRLRPDRASALAVVLLAVVSVSLSVVGPRILGHATDLIFSGLFGRRLAGTTKADAVAGLRAQGDDKLADMLSHMDVVPGRGVDFTAVGHVLLIVLAVYVASSLLAWLQGFVLNGVVQNTVRRMRADVEDKINRLPLSYFDKQPRGELLSRVTNDIDNVSQTLQQTMSQLLVSLLTVVGVLAMMFSISPTLALVALVTVPVTMVVTGQIMKRSQGMFIAQWRRTGQLNAHIEETFTGHALVKVFGRQQEVEQRFAEENDELFKASFGAQFVSGLIMPMMMFIGNVNYVVIAVLGGLRVASGSMSLGDVQAFIQYSRQFTQPLTQVASMVNLLQSGVASAERVFELLDAVEEPEELAEPLTVGGRGEVRFEHVSFRYEEDRPLIEDLSLVATPGQTVAIVGPTGAGKTTLVNLVMRFYDVDAGRITLDGVDIATMRRGDLRGRTGMVLQDTWLFEGTIRDNIAYGRPDATEEEILEAARATFVDRFVHNLPDGYDTVVDEDGSNISAGERQLVTIARAFLADPALLILDEATSSVDTRTELLVQHAMAALRTDRTSFVIAHRLSTIRDADLILVMESGAIVEQGTHEELLAADGAYAALYNSQFSDALV from the coding sequence ATGAAGGAGACCGAGCGGATCCAGGCGCCCGGCGGACCCGGACGCGGCGGCCCGATGGGCGGCGGCCTGGTCGGCCAGAAGTCCATGGACTTCGGCCCGTCCGCCAAGCGGCTGGTGCGCCGGCTGCGGCCCGACCGGGCCAGCGCGCTCGCGGTGGTGCTGCTCGCCGTGGTCAGCGTCTCGCTCAGCGTCGTCGGCCCCCGGATCCTCGGCCACGCCACCGACCTGATCTTCTCCGGCCTGTTCGGCCGGCGGCTCGCGGGCACCACCAAGGCCGACGCGGTCGCCGGTCTGCGTGCGCAGGGCGACGACAAGCTCGCCGACATGCTGTCCCACATGGACGTCGTCCCCGGCCGGGGCGTCGACTTCACCGCGGTCGGGCACGTGCTGCTGATCGTCCTGGCCGTGTACGTCGCCTCCTCGCTGCTCGCCTGGCTGCAGGGCTTCGTGCTCAACGGCGTCGTGCAGAACACCGTGCGGCGGATGCGCGCCGACGTCGAGGACAAGATCAACCGGCTGCCGCTGAGCTACTTCGACAAGCAGCCCCGCGGCGAGCTGCTGTCGCGGGTCACCAACGACATCGACAACGTCAGCCAGACCCTGCAGCAGACGATGAGCCAGCTGCTGGTCTCGCTGCTGACGGTGGTCGGGGTGCTGGCGATGATGTTCTCGATCTCCCCGACGCTGGCGCTCGTCGCGCTGGTCACGGTGCCGGTCACGATGGTCGTCACCGGTCAGATCATGAAGCGCTCGCAGGGCATGTTCATCGCCCAGTGGCGACGGACGGGTCAGCTCAACGCGCACATCGAGGAGACGTTCACCGGGCACGCGCTGGTGAAGGTGTTCGGCCGCCAGCAGGAGGTCGAGCAGCGGTTCGCCGAGGAGAACGACGAGCTGTTCAAGGCCAGCTTCGGGGCCCAGTTCGTGTCCGGGCTGATCATGCCGATGATGATGTTCATCGGGAACGTCAACTACGTCGTCATCGCGGTGCTCGGCGGTCTCCGGGTCGCGAGCGGGTCGATGAGCCTGGGCGACGTACAGGCGTTCATCCAGTACTCCCGGCAGTTCACCCAGCCGCTCACCCAGGTCGCCTCGATGGTCAACCTGCTGCAGTCCGGCGTCGCGTCGGCCGAGCGGGTCTTCGAGCTGCTCGACGCGGTCGAGGAGCCCGAGGAGCTGGCCGAGCCGCTCACCGTCGGCGGGCGCGGCGAGGTGCGATTCGAGCACGTGTCGTTCCGCTACGAGGAGGACCGCCCCCTGATCGAGGACCTGTCCCTGGTGGCGACGCCCGGGCAGACGGTCGCGATCGTCGGGCCCACCGGCGCCGGCAAGACCACCCTGGTGAACCTGGTGATGCGGTTCTACGACGTGGACGCCGGCCGGATCACCCTGGACGGCGTGGACATCGCCACGATGCGCCGCGGCGACCTGCGCGGCCGCACCGGCATGGTGCTCCAGGACACCTGGCTCTTCGAGGGCACGATCCGCGACAACATCGCCTACGGCCGCCCCGACGCGACCGAGGAGGAGATCCTCGAGGCCGCCAGGGCGACGTTCGTGGACCGGTTCGTGCACAACCTGCCCGACGGCTACGACACGGTGGTCGACGAGGACGGCTCGAACATCAGCGCCGGCGAGCGGCAGCTGGTCACGATCGCCCGCGCGTTCCTGGCCGACCCGGCGCTGCTGATCCTCGACGAGGCGACCAGCTCGGTGGACACCCGCACCGAGCTGCTGGTGCAGCACGCGATGGCGGCGCTGCGCACCGACCGGACCTCGTTCGTGATCGCGCACCGGCTCTCCACGATCCGGGACGCGGACCTGATCCTGGTGATGGAGTCCGGCGCGATCGTGGAGCAGGGCACCCACGAGGAGCTGCTCGCGGCCGACGGCGCCTACGCAGCGCTCTACAACTCCCAGTTCAGCGACGCACTGGTGTAG
- a CDS encoding YncE family protein, with protein sequence MPPRSRPLRVLVGCVVVVAAAGGCSAHRETPESPASPPAATSEGTPPARVTGAPRVVPAPFRDPLPGMPPAVPGRVYAHAGAGQVAPQAAGDPAYLYVPNAYGAPVTTVIDQRTRTIVRVLHTGELSQHVTPSWDLRTLYVEASASNQLVAIDPATGRIERRIPQRRPYNLYFTPDGRHGIVMDEEHDDIAFTDPRTFRRGAVVHDGSCRGPNHADFSADGRYFLVSCEFSGSLLKVSTTSHRVTGRLDLGPGSKPQDVRLSPDGRVFYVADMARDRLLRIGWRHLRVVGVTHLPSMPHGIYPSRDGRHLYVSDRMAGEVSVVSVASHQVVDTWKAPGSHPDMGGVSADGRTLWLSGRYDGHVYGWDTRTGKLVAKIDVGGNPHGLLVWPQPGRYSLGHTGNLR encoded by the coding sequence GTGCCTCCTCGTTCCCGTCCCCTCCGCGTGCTGGTGGGCTGCGTCGTCGTGGTCGCCGCGGCCGGCGGCTGCTCGGCCCACCGGGAGACGCCGGAGAGCCCGGCCTCGCCGCCGGCCGCCACGTCGGAGGGCACGCCGCCCGCGCGGGTCACCGGCGCCCCGCGGGTCGTGCCCGCGCCGTTCCGGGACCCGCTCCCGGGAATGCCGCCGGCCGTCCCGGGACGGGTCTACGCCCACGCGGGCGCCGGCCAGGTCGCGCCGCAGGCGGCCGGCGACCCGGCGTACCTCTACGTCCCCAACGCGTACGGCGCCCCCGTCACCACCGTCATCGACCAGCGGACCCGCACGATCGTGCGGGTGCTGCACACCGGTGAGCTCTCGCAGCACGTCACGCCCTCGTGGGACCTGCGCACCCTCTACGTCGAGGCGAGCGCGTCGAACCAGCTGGTGGCGATCGACCCGGCCACCGGGCGCATCGAGCGCCGGATCCCGCAGCGCCGTCCCTACAACCTCTACTTCACGCCCGACGGTCGGCACGGGATCGTGATGGACGAGGAGCACGACGACATCGCGTTCACCGACCCGCGCACGTTCCGGCGCGGCGCCGTGGTCCACGACGGCAGCTGCCGCGGCCCGAACCACGCGGACTTCTCGGCGGACGGGCGGTACTTCTTGGTGAGCTGCGAGTTCTCCGGCTCGCTGCTCAAGGTCTCGACGACCTCGCACCGGGTCACCGGACGGCTCGATCTCGGCCCGGGCAGCAAGCCGCAGGACGTCCGGCTCTCCCCGGACGGACGGGTGTTCTACGTCGCCGACATGGCCCGCGACCGGCTGCTGCGGATCGGCTGGCGGCACCTGCGGGTCGTCGGGGTCACCCACCTGCCGTCGATGCCGCACGGCATCTACCCGAGCCGGGACGGCCGGCACCTCTACGTCTCCGACCGGATGGCCGGCGAGGTGAGCGTCGTCTCGGTGGCCAGCCACCAGGTCGTGGACACCTGGAAGGCGCCGGGCAGCCACCCGGACATGGGCGGCGTCTCGGCGGACGGGCGCACCCTGTGGCTGTCCGGGCGCTACGACGGCCACGTCTACGGCTGGGACACCCGCACCGGCAAGCTGGTCGCGAAGATCGACGTCGGCGGCAACCCGCACGGCCTGCTGGTCTGGCCGCAGCCCGGCCGCTACTCCCTGGGCCACACCGGGAACCTCCGGTGA
- a CDS encoding Kelch repeat-containing protein, with product MRRAVLPAAVLLLVTGCTADGGSATPAAPAPSVSVSTVAPSATPSPLHLRVRRTRWRLPQPLGREAVVAQGPGSPVAVAGGLLAGNASSSASYTLDLADGHVTTLPRLPVDVHDTAGVRLGGRTLVLGGGNASEQAVVQDRRRGRWRVVGRLPAARSDLTAVVAGGRAYVVGGYDGGSPALADVLTSRDGRSWRVAAHLPLPVRYAATVLVGGAVWVLGGERNGAMVDAVQRIDLGTGRAGLVGHLPRPLGHAAAVVLHGRVLLAGGRTGPDTVTDRLWWFSPASGRFRRAGRLPTGLADATPVAADPDTAYLVGGRDPGPHRPRRPAHPPLTPTRHSCSDTRGVSLRE from the coding sequence GTGAGGCGGGCCGTCCTCCCGGCCGCGGTGCTGCTGCTGGTCACCGGGTGCACGGCGGACGGCGGCTCCGCGACACCCGCCGCCCCGGCGCCGTCGGTCTCCGTGTCCACGGTCGCGCCCTCGGCGACCCCGAGCCCCCTGCACCTCCGGGTGCGCCGGACGCGCTGGCGGCTGCCGCAGCCGCTGGGCCGGGAGGCGGTCGTCGCGCAGGGTCCCGGCTCCCCGGTGGCGGTGGCCGGCGGCCTCCTCGCCGGGAACGCGTCGAGCTCCGCGTCGTACACCCTCGACCTGGCCGACGGTCACGTCACGACGCTTCCCCGGCTGCCCGTCGACGTCCACGACACGGCGGGGGTGCGTCTCGGCGGCCGCACCCTGGTGCTCGGTGGCGGCAACGCGAGCGAGCAGGCGGTGGTGCAGGACCGGCGCCGGGGCCGCTGGCGCGTCGTGGGGCGGCTGCCGGCCGCCCGCTCGGACCTCACCGCGGTGGTGGCGGGCGGCCGGGCGTACGTCGTCGGCGGGTACGACGGCGGCAGCCCCGCCCTCGCCGACGTGCTGACGTCCCGCGACGGCCGGTCGTGGCGGGTGGCCGCGCACCTCCCGCTGCCGGTGCGGTACGCCGCCACCGTGCTCGTCGGCGGCGCCGTGTGGGTGCTCGGCGGCGAGCGGAACGGCGCGATGGTCGACGCCGTGCAGCGCATCGACCTCGGCACCGGGCGGGCGGGGCTCGTCGGGCACCTGCCCCGGCCCCTCGGCCACGCCGCCGCCGTCGTGCTCCACGGCCGGGTGCTGCTCGCGGGCGGGCGCACCGGCCCGGACACCGTCACGGACCGGCTGTGGTGGTTCTCCCCGGCGTCCGGCCGGTTCCGGCGGGCCGGCCGGCTGCCGACCGGCCTGGCCGACGCGACGCCGGTGGCCGCGGACCCCGACACGGCGTACCTCGTCGGGGGGCGAGACCCCGGCCCTCACCGACCGCGTCGTCCGGCTCACCCTCCACTGACGCCGACCCGTCACTCGTGCAGCGACACGCGGGGCGTGTCGCTGCGCGAGTGA